The proteins below come from a single Drosophila teissieri strain GT53w chromosome 3L, Prin_Dtei_1.1, whole genome shotgun sequence genomic window:
- the LOC122615933 gene encoding ubiquitin-protein ligase E3A translates to MSGGGGGEEDQHLPGVSSASGSAAGTAGGRATPEMKRSAVRSLIQRYFHQLQSGCGNAQCSNANCASSGKVAPMTPNEVAARALQLFSQDAQLCEASTSATSSPQDVDMLSPNDSSSSSSGSSTSTITSASTTTTTSRQSQSTPAAVVVAVPSPNLVQSVPPLDLAGAEPSSGDSEPCTPTLPPVQSLDANSLMALYEQCRAADSYDRICHAIGDVFSSVDRLSKSFIRSAEPAASSSLQELLANPPEALNKEQLRTLEGEHDKDEDSTQQEEEQSESAEVAANSTAAADVESEAEPEEEDDDVPMAHTTEGTSDEDPTQSSDTLVDLPGLRRVQRLLFGCQTRAITDKLTSSVIQLADWVHYMRPDWEKVVHCLVICFDLATNTNNSVVDMDYLDRVLPKLCHAAAAMPVPAQARLARIWAAHCADQLHSLVAACQQQITLQVLLDEESMRENGSIISITKVLKIVFYANILASELERPSCRVPLEDRTEAATASSSAAVEDDLFAYNSVLQPHMPKFAEDQLEKALQVSAIDCRKPLIPLEEFYNEALSENIQMHHDYLSYKTLAMESEIGSGHTNYFSFMLYAFILTPSTKVDALYYDSRMRMYSERYTSLYSILNNFGQEGQDGTPRPDLKLTVRRDQLINDALIGLEMVAMSNPKDLKKQLVVEFVGEQGIDEGGVSKEFFQLIVEEIFNPAFGMFIQQEETNNMWFNATPFENGAQFTLIGIIIGLAIYNNVILAVNFPMVVYRKLMGYCGTFADLSDWSPTLHKSLKSMMDYQGQDMEEVFDQTFKISYSDVFGDMVEHELVPNGKDVLVGQHNKELFVNLYSDFLLNTNIQQQFNAFRKGFEMVTDESPLKLLFRPEEIEMLVCGSREFDFVELENSTVYEGGYTEESQYIQDFWSIVHAMPSEAKHKLLEFTTGSARVPVGGLKCLRLLITRHGPDSDRLPTSHTCFNVLLLPEYSSRDKLEERLMKAINYSKGFGML, encoded by the exons ATGagcggaggcggcggtggcgaGGAGGATCAGCATCTGCCAGGTGTTTCCAG TGCATCAGGATCGGCAGCTGGAACGGCGGGCGGGCGGGCCACGCCCGAAATGAAGCGCTCGGCGGTGCGCAGCCTCATCCAGCGATACTTCCACCAACTGCAATCTGGCTGCGGGAACGCCCAGTGCAGCAATGCCAACTGCGCCTCCAGCGGCAAGGTGGCGCCCATGACGCCCAACGAGGTAGCCGCCCGAGCTCTGCAGCTCTTCTCACAGGATGCACAGCTCTGCGAGGCGTCCACATCGGCGACCAGCAG CCCCCAAGATGTGGACATGCTTTCGCCAAACgacagtagcagcagcagcagcggcagctcgACAAGCACCATTACCTCCGCCAGTACCACCACGACAACCAGCAGACAATCGCAGAGTACGCCAGCTGCCGTTGTGGTGGCCGTACCCAGTCCAAATCTTGTCCAGAGTGTGCCGCCACTGGATCTCGCCGGCGCTGAACCCTCCTCCGGCGACTCGGAACCATGTACACCCACCCTGCCGCCAGTCCAGAGCCTGGATGCCAACAGCCTGATGGCGCTCTATGAGCAATGTAGGGCGGCTGACAGTTACGACAGGATTTGCCACGCAATCGGCGATGTTTTCTCCAGCGTAGATAGACTGAGCAAGAGCTTCATTCGCAGCGCAGAACCAGCGGCTTCTAGTAGCCTCcaggagctgctggccaatCCACCGGAGGCTTTAAACAAGGAGCAGCTACGAACTCTAGAAGGAGAACACGATAAAGACGAAGATAGCACACAGCAGGAGGAAGAACAATCAGAATCCGCGGAAGTTGCAGCTAACTctactgcagcagcagatgtAGAATCAGAGGCAGAGCCCGAAGAAGAGGACGACGATGTGCCCATGGCTCACACGACAGAGGGAACGTCGGATGAGGATCCAACCCAAAGCAGCGACACGCTGGTGGATCTGCCTGGCTTGCGACGAGTGCAGCGTCTCCTTTTTGGCTGTCAAACACGAGCCATCACGGACAAGCTTACCAGCAGCGTAATCCAGCTAGCTGACTGGGTGCACTACATGCGTCCCGATTGGGAGAAGGTCGTTCACTGTCTGGTCATCTGCTTCGATCTAGCCACCAATA CCAACAACAGTGTGGTAGACATGGACTATCTGGACAGGGTGCTGCCAAAGTTGTGCCACGCGGCGGCGGCCATGCCAGTGCCGGCACAGGCGCGTCTGGCCAGGATCTGGGCGGCCCATTGTGCAGATCAGTTGCACTCGTTGGTGGCCGCCTGCCAGCAGCAAATAACTCTGCAGGTGCTTTTGGACGAGGAATCCATGCGCGAGAACGGCTCCATAATTAGCATCACCAAAGTTTTAAAG ATTGTCTTCTACGCGAACATTCTGGCTAGCGAGCTGGAGCGACCGTCGTGTAGGGTGCCGCTGGAGGATCGAACGGAAGCGGCGACCGCATCTAGCAGTGCAGCAGTGGAGGACGACCTATTCGCCTACAACTCTGTGTTGCAGCCGCACATGCCCAAGTTCGCTGAGGATCAGTTGGAGAAGGCGCTGCAGGTGTCGGCAATCGATTGCCGGAAACCACTGATACCACTTGAGGAGTTCTACAACGAGGCGCTCAGTGAAAACATCCAGATGCACCACGACTATCTGTCCTACAAGACGCTAGCCATGGAGAGCGAGATTGGATCGGGCCACACAAACTACTTTTCGTTCATGCTGTACGCCTTCATCCTCACGCCGTCAACCAAAGTGGATGCCCTGTACTATGATAGCCGAATGAGGATGTACAGCGAGCGCTACACCTCCCTCTACTCAATCCTCAACAATTTCGGCCAGGAAGGGCAGGATGGAACTCCACGCCCGGATCTTAAGCTGACGGTGCGCAGGGACCAGCTCATCAATGACGCGCTCATTGGG CTGGAAATGGTGGCCATGAGCAATCCGAAGGATCTCAAGAAGCAGTTGGTGGTGGAGTTTGTCGGCGAGCAGGGCATCGATGAAGGCGGCGTATCCAAAGAGTTCTTCCAGCTAATCGTGGAGGAGATATTCAACCCGGCCTTTGGTATGTTTATACAGCAGGAGGAAACCAACAACATGTG GTTCAATGCCACACCCTTCGAGAACGGAGCTCAGTTCACGCTGATTGGTATAATTATTGGCCTGGCGATCTATAACAACGTGATCCTGGCCGTAAACTTCCCCATGGTCGTCTACCGCAAATTGATGGGCTATTGCGGCACGTTTGCGGACCTCAGCGACTGGAGCCCCACGCTGCACAAGAGTCTGAAGTCCATGATGGACTACCAGGGTCAGGATATGGAGGAGGTCTTCGACCAGACCTTCAAGATCAGCTATAGTGACGTTTTCGGTGATATGGTCGAGCACGAATTGGTGCCGAATGGCAAGGATGTGCTGGTGGGGCAGCACAACAAGGAGTTGTTCGTTAACCTGTACAGTGACTTCCTGCTCAACACGAATATCCAGCAGCAGTTCAATGCCTTCCGCAAGGGCTTCGAAATGGTCACGGACGAATCGCCGTTGAAGCTGCTCTTCCGGCCAGAGGAGATCGAGATGCTGGTCTGTGGCAGTCGT GAGTTCGACTTTGTGGAGCTGGAGAATTCAACGGTGTACGAGGGCGGCTACACGGAGGAGAGCCAGTACATCCAGGACTTCTGGAGCATTGTGCACGCGATGCCCAGCGAGGCCAAGCACAAGCTGCTCGAATTCACGACGGGATCGGCGCGTGTGCCAGTTGGCGGCCTCAAGTGCCTGCGGCTGTTGATCACGCGTCACGGTCCGGATAGCGACCGGCTGCCTACCTCGCACACCTGCTTCAatgtgctgctcctgcccgAGTACAGCAGTCGCGACAAGCTGGAGGAGCGCCTGATGAAGGCCATAAACTACTCAAAGGGCTTCGGCATGCTGTAG
- the LOC122615993 gene encoding protein FAM91A1 — translation MTEQEDLTTSGGGNATTGSGTNCQNQLQQCVRGNVTWELLPVHLRSVLHNNQRDYEKFVFNYSLKNQLRFRGNLAAKVFRREQRYYELLVQKSINGLGAFPYHLADIVTKGLRVTPFNYYLDVLGQLLRSDKSYDTLPNFTAADCLRVLGIGRNEYLALISDLKTHTPRSLIFGSRPNPLDFLPRFPVRIHIEPWWRLDIGYVLEADIRYLSPAERALLDDLIDFGAQPAGKCDHEVVHSLYRKGLIYLDVPISGEDRISIPPLRNFVMNRVSGDYFENLLYKIFVSADEHMTIAELAHMLQLELDSVKQAISFICRLGFAHRKEDLVNQTNHSSWEGYNQQQSPETPQITPLNYNLHASSSFEFDQSPKSPKTPKEREKDKDKDSSSIGYLSSDGNTSDFSFANLNTTPQERVNNSDEQELSSELEQEDLSAPKQAAPSAAISAAALPKSGKRVGFLFDSTLTAFLMMGNLSPGLKNHAVTMFEVGKLCEESLDSFLAELEQVSLLDAEGEGDVSRYFAHAVILRSTICSLRHLLPGGLDLLRLECLEGLDRQTRDRVLEKKYKFIIAASPLTASLSHTFSIPYFGQFLRSSDVAPMWSKLFYNHITGYGPPSLLLCRGTVLKSLPRLFLGYGKLLVNILHSDSYVLNSESFRNLNDQLKNGCVLLQGYGIRTAGSLHYESFPFQAADTRQAKWAAHRAVHKLSSLLDLRQQCGYITFLNTGVPDLGCEDYELQVRLKPSQRQKRASIAAPSKPNHVPTNEVTSFQLKSPDENHFAATPEHGPANEFTAPDCSQVLASELAKCSSRADLVSQSSVEIEEISPSLVSDEDATEEWTLLDVSFGVPLFDVDTNTRICEQLVQGLCSDGNLEALPTAASQAQVLFLDFVQQCLYFEDDPARQSVQAARPLPHPRINLAFENGHVCHWNGR, via the exons ATGACGGAGCAAGAGGATTTGACCACCAGCGGAGGTGGCAACGCGACCACTGGCTCTGGAACCAATTGCCAAAACCAACTGCAGCAATGTGTGCGTGGGAATGTCACCTGGGAACTGCTGCCCGTGCACCTGCGGTCTGTGCTGCACAACAATCAGCGCGACTACGAAAAGTTCGTCTTCAACTATAGTCTAAAGAACCAGCTTCGATTCCGCGGCAATCTTGCCGCCAAGGTTTTTCGCCGGGAGCAGCGCTACTACGAGCTGTTGGTCCAGAAGAGCATCAATGGATTGGGTGCGTTTCCCTACCACCTGGCCGATATCGTCACAAAGGGCCTGCGGGTGACGCCCTTCAACTACTATCTAGATGTTTTGGGTCAGCTCTTGCGTAGCGACAAAAGCTACGATACTTTGCCCAACTTTACGGCCGCCGACTGTCTGCGTGTCTTGGGCATTGGCCGCAACGAGTACCTGGCCCTTATTAGCGATCTGAAAACCCACACACCACGCTCCTTGATCTTCGGGTCGCGGCCCAATCCGCTGGACTTCCTGCCACGCTTTCCGGTCCGCATACACATCGAGCCCTGGTGGCGACTGGACATTGGCTATGTCCTCGAAGCGGACATTCGCTATCTGTCGCCCGCTGAAAGAGCCCTGCTCGATGACTTGATTGACTTTGGTGCCCAGCCGGCTGGGAAATGCGATCACGAGGTGGTGCACAGCCTATACAGGAAGGGTTTGATCTATTTGGATGTGCCCATCAGCGGAGAGGACAGGATATCCATACCGCCGCTGCGTAACTTTGTGATGAATCGCGTGAGTGGGGACTACTTTGAGAATCTGCTGTACAAGATCTTTGTCAGCGCCGATGAGCACATGACCATTGCCGAGCTGGCGCACATGctgcaactggaactggaTAGCGTTAAGCAGGCCATTTCGTTTATCTGCCGTCTGGGTTTCGCCCATCGCAAAGAAGACCTGGTCAATCAGACAAATCATTCCAGCTGGGAGGGATACAACCAGCAGCAATCGCCCGAAACGCCGCAGATAACACCGCTGAATTACAACTTACATGCCAGTAGCAGCTTCGAATTCGACCAGAGTCCCAAATCGCCAAAGACACCCAAGGAGAGGGAGAAGGACAAGGATAAGGACAGCAGCTCCATAGGCTACCTCTCCTCGGATGGCAACACCAGTGACTTCAGCTTTGCCAACCTGAATACGACACCCCAGGAGCGGGTGAACAACAGCGATGAGCAGGAGCTGAGTTCGGAGCTGGAACAAGAGGATCTGTCTGCCCCAAAGCAGGCTGCTCCATCGGCTGCGATATCGGCCGCTGCCTTGCCAAAAAGCGGTAAGAGGGTGGGCTTCCTCTTCGACTCCACGCTCACCGCTTTTCTCATGATGGGCAACCTGTCACCCGGACTGAAGAATCACGCTGTGACCATGTTCGAAGTGGGCAAGTTGTGCGAGGAGAGTCTAGACAGCTTTCTGGCTGAACTGGAGCAAGTTTCGCTGCTGGATGCGGAGGGCGAGGGCGACGTCTCGCGCTATTTCGCCCACGCGGTCATTCTGCGTTCGACCATTTGCTCACTGCGACATTTGCTGCCGGGTGGCTTGGATCTGCTGCGATTGGAGTGCCTAGAGGGCTTGGATCGGCAAACGAGAGATCGCGTTCTGGAGAAGAAGTACAAGTTTATAATAGCCGCTTCGCCGCTGACGGCGTCGCTCAGTCATACATTCAGCATTCCCTACTTCGGCCAATTCCTGCGCAGCTCCGATGTGGCGCCCATGTGGAGCAAGCTATTCTACAATCATATCACAG GCTATGGACCGCCCAGTTTGCTACTCTGTCGAGGAACTGTTTTGAAGAGCTTGCCACGCTTGTTCCTGGGCTATGGCAAACTGCTGGTTAACATCCTTCACTCTGATTCATACGTGCTTAATTCCGAGAGTTTCCGCAATCTGAACGACCAGCTCAAGAACGGCTGTGTGCTGCTCCAAGGCTACGGAATACGCACCGCCGGCTCGCTCCACTATGAATCATTTCCGTTCCAAGCGGCAGACACACGCCAAGCGAAGTGGGCTGCCCATCGAGCCGTACACAAACTGTCCAGCCTTTTGGACCTGCGTCAGCAGTGCGGCTACATAACATTCCTGAACACTGGAGTGCCGGATCTCGGCTGCGAGGACTACGAACTGCAGGTGCGACTAAAGCCGTCGCAGCGTCAGAAACGAGCCTCAATTGCGGCGCCCAGCAAACCAAATCATGTGCCAACGAACGAGGTGACAAGCTTTCAATTGAAGAGTCCCGATGAAAACCACTTTGCGGCCACGCCGGAACATGGTCCGGCGAATGAGTTCACCGCTCCGGACTGCAGCCAAGTGCTGGCTAGCGAACTGGCCAAGTGCAGCAGCCGTGCGGACCTGGTGTCGCAGAGTTCGGTGGAGATCGAGGAGATTTCGCCGTCGCTAGTGTCGGACGAGGACGCCACAGAGGAGTGGACCCTGCTGGACGTCAGTTTCGGCGTACCCCTATTCGATGTCGATACCAATACGCGAATTTGCGAGCAACTGGTCCAGGGACTCTGCAGCGATGGTAATTTGGAGGCATTGCCCACGGCAGCCAGCCAGGCACAAGTTCTCTTTCTGGATTTCGTGCAGCAGTGCTTGTACTTCGAGGATGATCCGGCCAGGCAGTCGGTGCAGGCAGCCAGGCCACTTCCTCATCCCAGGATCAACCTGGCATTCGAAAATGGACACGTATGCCATTGGAATGGGCGCTGA